The Anaerolineae bacterium genome contains a region encoding:
- a CDS encoding GAF domain-containing protein, with product MEDRQIDNKKQTGWPNGGATIGLFCQGLFNEYDIGLWAGVADVARERGVNLILFGGGILQDTHGFNKQANILYNLASAETVDGLVIWGAQLAQVIELEEMRGFLERYRPLPMVSIGLALEGIPCVVVDNYQGMHDVVTHLIEAHGCQRIAFLRKRGDNLEAQERYHGYSDALADHGLSFDPNLVVSEDEIGQMPRLQTSIIEPWADLMYLLLDGRKLAPQVDFDAVVGQDDMTALAALRILQARGVRVPEDVAVAGFDDIGQACCVTPSLTSAQQSFYQQGRWGTELLLEHLAGKKVPAQVAMPTKLIIRQSCGCLDPAVVRAAVEPGPAVNESLETMTGSQREEILSEMVQVIEAARKNQVSGWVEQLLDDFVATLAVKTDEELPGAFLSTLNRVLRQAVMVNDNIAAWQNVLSVLRRRLLPFLRDDEKLKRAADLWQQAGIMIGEATQRAQIYWRLQAEQQAQTLREIGQALITTFHITELVEVLAKGLPRLGIPGCYLALYENPAAPAEWSKLILAYNQNGRIALNATGQRFPSQQLAPKELFSHFQTQFGNEKTGQERVNQIEQPYSLVVVPLYFRENQLGFVLFEVGPQTGAIYEALRREISSALQGALFVEQRRQAEEVMAKRAAELELVAQVGAATSKILDTTALLERVADLIRDSFGLYHAHIYLLDEGEKRLVLAAGAGTVGQQMVAQGWSISSQQEQSLVARVARTRQGIIINDVLADPNWLPNPLLPDTRSELAVPLVAGERVLGVVDVQANEINHFTENDIRIQNTLAAQLVIALENARLFEQNQKNLALAESLYQAGRRITAAGDLHEIVAAVGEAVPKGKINRVVLGEFEYNPAQKVERLIVRANWHNGEGTPPMPVETRYPRAMYAGIEQFLTSEPLIFADIQHDKRFDMMMQKVFQRLNIRAMAVLPLWTGMRQIGVLLLLAEEGPLLFAEEIRPYISLMGQVAVAIENQRLLAETNAALAEIETTQRSYTVQAWEAYWARHGGAIAYEKTREGVTPTTAVSSPEVTPQRLNPSPVLPSNGQGELADGGGQENAVSKTQAGLVVPLTVREEVVGELGLLRNQQEWSPEERALVGAIAEQVAQAAENLRLIEETQQRGAREARINEISQKIQAAQSLEEALQIAVREVGLSLKTPQTVVNLNVSE from the coding sequence ATGGAAGATAGGCAGATAGATAACAAAAAACAAACCGGGTGGCCAAACGGTGGCGCCACCATTGGCCTCTTTTGCCAGGGCTTGTTTAACGAATACGATATTGGCTTGTGGGCCGGGGTGGCTGATGTGGCCAGAGAACGTGGCGTAAATCTGATCCTCTTTGGCGGGGGCATTTTGCAGGATACCCATGGCTTTAACAAACAGGCCAATATCCTTTACAACCTGGCCAGCGCAGAAACGGTTGACGGCCTGGTAATCTGGGGTGCGCAATTGGCCCAAGTTATTGAACTTGAAGAAATGCGAGGCTTTCTTGAACGGTATCGTCCTTTGCCGATGGTGAGCATTGGCCTGGCGTTGGAAGGTATTCCCTGTGTGGTTGTGGACAACTACCAGGGCATGCATGATGTGGTAACCCATTTAATTGAGGCTCATGGTTGCCAACGTATTGCCTTCTTGCGCAAGAGGGGAGACAACCTGGAGGCCCAAGAGCGGTATCATGGCTATAGTGACGCGCTGGCCGATCATGGCCTTTCTTTTGACCCGAACCTGGTAGTTAGCGAAGACGAAATAGGGCAGATGCCCCGCCTCCAAACTAGCATCATTGAACCCTGGGCAGATTTAATGTATTTGCTGCTTGATGGACGCAAACTGGCGCCCCAGGTTGATTTTGACGCTGTGGTTGGGCAAGACGATATGACGGCTCTGGCTGCTTTGCGGATATTGCAGGCGCGAGGCGTGCGGGTGCCCGAAGATGTGGCCGTAGCCGGTTTTGACGATATTGGGCAGGCTTGTTGCGTTACGCCATCGCTAACTTCGGCCCAACAATCATTCTATCAACAAGGGCGGTGGGGGACCGAGTTGCTGTTAGAACACCTGGCCGGCAAAAAAGTGCCTGCCCAAGTGGCTATGCCCACAAAGTTAATAATACGCCAATCGTGTGGTTGTTTGGATCCGGCGGTAGTGAGAGCAGCGGTAGAGCCAGGGCCAGCCGTGAACGAATCGCTCGAAACGATGACCGGTTCGCAGCGAGAGGAGATCCTCTCCGAGATGGTTCAAGTGATAGAGGCTGCTCGTAAAAATCAGGTTTCCGGTTGGGTAGAGCAATTGCTGGATGACTTTGTGGCTACGCTGGCGGTTAAAACAGATGAAGAATTACCGGGCGCTTTTTTATCCACTTTGAACAGGGTATTGCGCCAGGCAGTTATGGTTAATGACAATATTGCTGCGTGGCAGAATGTCCTCTCGGTGTTGCGTCGTCGTTTGTTACCCTTTCTCAGGGATGATGAAAAATTGAAGCGGGCTGCGGACCTTTGGCAGCAGGCTGGCATAATGATTGGCGAAGCAACCCAGCGGGCGCAGATATATTGGCGGCTCCAGGCTGAACAACAGGCTCAGACTTTACGCGAGATTGGTCAGGCCTTGATTACCACGTTTCATATAACCGAGCTGGTGGAAGTGTTAGCCAAAGGCCTGCCCCGCCTGGGCATCCCTGGTTGTTATCTTGCTTTGTACGAAAACCCGGCGGCGCCAGCTGAGTGGTCTAAGTTGATCTTGGCCTATAATCAAAACGGGCGGATTGCCCTAAACGCTACCGGCCAGCGTTTTCCTTCTCAACAATTGGCGCCTAAAGAACTATTTTCTCATTTCCAAACTCAATTTGGCAACGAGAAAACCGGCCAAGAGAGGGTTAACCAGATTGAACAGCCATACAGTTTGGTGGTTGTGCCGCTCTACTTTCGGGAGAATCAATTAGGCTTTGTTCTGTTTGAGGTGGGGCCGCAGACAGGAGCGATCTACGAAGCATTACGCAGGGAGATTAGCAGCGCCCTACAAGGCGCCTTGTTTGTAGAGCAACGCCGGCAGGCAGAGGAGGTGATGGCTAAACGGGCTGCCGAACTTGAATTGGTGGCTCAGGTAGGGGCAGCCACTTCAAAAATATTAGACACCACAGCGCTATTGGAACGAGTGGCCGATTTAATCCGAGACAGTTTTGGCTTGTACCATGCCCATATCTATTTGCTTGATGAGGGAGAGAAGAGGCTTGTTTTGGCAGCCGGTGCGGGGACGGTGGGGCAGCAGATGGTGGCCCAAGGGTGGAGTATTTCCTCCCAGCAAGAGCAATCGTTGGTAGCCCGGGTAGCCCGCACCCGCCAGGGCATTATCATTAATGATGTTTTGGCCGACCCCAATTGGTTGCCCAACCCTCTTCTGCCGGATACACGTTCAGAGTTAGCGGTGCCGTTGGTGGCCGGGGAACGGGTGTTGGGAGTAGTGGACGTGCAAGCGAATGAGATTAACCATTTTACGGAAAACGATATTCGCATTCAAAACACCCTGGCGGCGCAATTAGTGATAGCTCTGGAGAACGCGCGTTTGTTTGAACAAAATCAGAAAAATTTAGCCCTGGCCGAAAGTCTCTATCAAGCCGGACGCCGGATAACCGCAGCCGGTGATTTGCATGAAATTGTGGCGGCGGTGGGTGAAGCAGTGCCGAAGGGAAAGATCAACCGGGTAGTTTTGGGTGAATTTGAATATAATCCGGCCCAAAAAGTGGAAAGGCTGATTGTCCGGGCCAATTGGCACAATGGCGAAGGAACGCCACCGATGCCGGTGGAAACGCGATACCCCCGCGCCATGTATGCCGGGATTGAACAATTTTTAACGTCGGAGCCGCTGATTTTTGCAGACATTCAGCACGATAAACGATTTGATATGATGATGCAGAAAGTATTCCAACGGCTGAATATCCGGGCGATGGCGGTTTTACCCTTATGGACAGGCATGCGGCAAATAGGGGTGTTGTTATTACTGGCAGAAGAAGGGCCATTGTTGTTTGCGGAGGAGATCAGGCCGTATATCTCGCTGATGGGGCAAGTGGCAGTGGCCATAGAGAACCAACGCCTGTTAGCAGAAACCAATGCAGCCCTGGCGGAAATAGAAACCACGCAGCGAAGTTACACCGTGCAAGCCTGGGAAGCATATTGGGCCAGGCACGGCGGGGCGATAGCGTACGAAAAGACACGTGAAGGTGTTACCCCAACAACAGCAGTATCATCACCCGAGGTAACGCCACAGCGCTTGAATCCTTCTCCCGTGCTGCCGTCAAATGGTCAGGGAGAATTGGCAGACGGAGGTGGGCAGGAAAACGCAGTTAGTAAAACCCAGGCCGGTTTGGTTGTGCCGTTAACAGTACGTGAGGAGGTAGTGGGGGAATTAGGTTTGTTACGTAACCAACAAGAGTGGTCTCCTGAAGAACGGGCCTTGGTTGGGGCCATAGCCGAACAAGTGGCCCAGGCGGCAGAAAACTTACGCTTGATTGAAGAAACACAACAGCGAGGGGCGCGAGAAGCGCGTATTAATGAAATCAGCCAAAAAATTCAGGCCGCGCAATCGTTGGAAGAGGCGTTGCAAATAGCGGTTCGAGAAGTTGGTTTGAGTTTGAAGACCCCTCAAACTGTGGTGAACTTGAACGTTTCAGAATAG